One Hemibagrus wyckioides isolate EC202008001 linkage group LG09, SWU_Hwy_1.0, whole genome shotgun sequence DNA segment encodes these proteins:
- the akap12a gene encoding A-kinase anchor protein 12 has translation MGATLSEQQDKCEEDEEQHSGQDEEVTEDSAEDKLLQKNWKISGQNGKPENQTDEMNSQSDERDLLDVGSGFVTLNEDTSDMTDSIQEGDDSDNISKQMNNTDERSVIVNEENEVKDKVNDAEIGFKKIFRFGGFKFTLKKDKGEKIDTNEPVESEQDRNAAGPSEESWDTPDLNPVRRNEQDEEEKKIEGIGGDAGAESPETQFTENREETTPHKGLMGDVPQSPEPEEPMSPVKRFFSQGIFGSLRKKKKDEGGPKENEDELKCLNKAVEKETTKEDTTCTCLDVSNSTIAEDKNGQLYKKDESKPAAEGDIMNCLEQDKVQASPFKKLFRKLSTRRSSETKPGDTNSLDPGENSSENPQLSTELIKSQKEQETKVVETQPADEMMDTSHEESKKKSDSAVSWENLICVRSAKTRARKTSDSEDETQDKGEVHRRATESPFESSTEGDHLTSSNEQGASPAEEDSGSTWKSFKKLVTPKRRSRMEESGSVEQIQSDTEISKDESSCSLRKLISGRKKIKLDGQQEYISSDEGSKGTGTDIEDDDTPGVVPLSEYEIAEPKMLKETTDGTKRESEKEKEMQPVSEEDKPKQIQPSYNVKPLSFDAGPSGIPIPTEYMEELTEFLSKHQQLSDIPEEGLIEESVATPLSFVEWTTQYDTLAEDIVDMTADAVTAPEHASEHTEDETSEMVSAVSQLSDSPKSSGNVTPISPVHHMRECDTIFQEVVESVSMVPSVLSITTQDQVPEAQAASVSQFIVESTTTAETKVLVTHKKEEATSICIGIVCQDIRAAEVVHSLPLFEGISEITHTVPTEFVSEDLAEESKLAGIASDNVSEAEIEEIKTMLHEVLSLDKQCTILAETARKSKQVMMVENVQEEVSPVIQIEDVEDDSAKLLNGLHECTPVHAAVCSASQLLEEQIITQNSNRPETEGPLQPAVEEPVYEQQTQNTQIPSEVAKENRIPDVESSAADVEQLVQVTEVTKPVLYSVVALESDPALNQVSARTEAGVLVSDMKCSESIAPISNVIPISDSVKIEMDLEQEAQMKNDPSPHHKDSHTIQVKVKSSELQTENKNAETVPALGTTTASADAFKNIEIIREEEKTKQKIEPTSAKTIVETGDEKIVYSLEAESLSEIIDKPTEGREGKESELTTLVRESMLPLAMTSEESASKETEDMSEVILGLKKEHTEEETVHIEDCKSKHAAGDEIGMLTLNPTETVEETKKPPVISEQPRVYEEMPENGVQPPATDELIADAQTKAPGPEDDSAKSEAVKRSCVDDEPDKLLANEQEDNETANPEITTDLKTVETFKTFPEVEPQCDPDEQQTEVLISKPEMFQATESSHEPYEENNEATEAMVKMTETISTFMCEEEKRVQCNTTEQPVATRQCFNEIDRVCSLDQSVMSDTLSAEKQEDNETAKPEVKTEIITEHQEAVTGLSSAQTLSPILKNVLEKEDANITRPVIVEVTEPKLELLMITETIQHTSEVPGLDDQTIAPETETLVRTCVEKDVEAQGSVVTSLKEDTDVNSSVLRSSEAQIKTVISAVQTLEERTAADIPVIQKPTVGQLIQEPEMSMVAQEIKETKPDTDDVTTLNIPVAEVTRVEVTKQIIKGAVLTSTVAEYEITKLKEDVVSTVTTLIEEPTVASCVKLKTASEASLVETPTVVPAEVQRPTVVPVIETLAVNRAVKEVETPVTEPEVEERHHDAQAAVNIEVKHLPLTEIKVTEITEQIAGETFLKFEPQLNTEQPQKEFLSLKSEESQAPESSHKPYEENNQVTGADEISETISSAIHEKVTGVECKISDQPVKTGQGGDGEPVSAMDHVSEILAKDKAESPEGFVMSETEGSEHVLEVTKASVEVVTEHEVEMTVGFQENIVYPDATKQEEVSEIDVENAAVTEKNTERTAALKLKEESTIIKSEGQTVLTSEQVAESPIVSVNENKPEVLTHEMSKIGAETLDVAESKADINVVSEIQAEMPGVASPVETPVVISTEKTGNVEALALTSVINRLQSDLKSVNEPEVSTGSLRHETPIVVSDIQTVTGLSSAQTLSPIIKDISEKEDANINRPLIVEVTEPKLEMLIVTETIQHTSEFPVQTMETSALETETLVRTCVEKDVEAQGSVVTSLKEDTDVNSSVLRSSEAQIKTVISAVQTLEERTAADIPVIQKPTVGQLIQEPEMSMVAQEIKETKLKTLDTVDVTASKIPVAEVTRVEVTKQIIKGAVLTSTVAEYEITSLKEDVVSTVTTLIEQPTVASCVKLTTASEASLVETPTVVPAEVQRPTVVPVIETLAVNRAVKEVETPVTEPEVEERHHDAQAAVNIEVKHLPLTEIKVTEITEQVAEDVENTTNLKESKSSEEQRGRLQEVFVPVVKTVEPLPGADDDIWEDATEDIKDDHCSRTKASGGL, from the exons TTGCTTCAGAAAAATTGGAAAATCTCTGGCCAGaatggaaaaccagaaaaccagACTGATGAGATGAATAGTCAGTCTGATGAGAGGGACCTTTTAGATG TGGGATCTGGATTTGTGACACTAAACGAAGATACTTCTGATATGACCGACAGTATTCAAGAAGGAGATGACTCTGACAACATTAGTAAACAGATGAACAACACAGATGAAAGATCTGTAATAGTGAACGAAGAAAATGAGGTCAAGGACAAAGTAAATGACGCTGAAATTGGCTTCAAAAAAATCTTCAGATTTGGTGGATTTAAATTCACTCTAAAGAAAGACAAGGGTGAAAAGATTGATACAAATGAGCCTGTAGAAAGTGAGCAGGACAGAAATGCTGCAGGTCCATCAGAAGAATCTTGGGACACCCCAGATTTGAATCCTGTCAGGAGAAATGAGCAggatgaagaagagaaaaagattGAAGGAATTGGGGGTGATGCAGGTGCTGAGTCTCCTGAGACACAGTTTACTGAAAACAGGGAAGAAACCACTCCTCACAAAGGACTGATGGGAGATGTTCCTCAAAGCCCTGAACCTGAGGAACCCATGTCCCCAGTTAAGCGATTTTTCTCACAAGGAATTTTTGGTAGtttgagaaaaaagaaaaaagatgaagGTGGACCAAAAGAGAATGAAGACGAACTGAAATGTTTGAACAAAGCGGTTGAAAAAGAAACTACAAAAGAAGACACTACATGTACATGCCTTGATGTCTCTAATAGTACAATTGCTGAAGATAAAAATGGGCAGCTATATAAGAAAGATGAGAGCAAACCTGCAGCTGAAGGAGACATTATGAATTGTCTAGAACAAGATAAAGTGCAAGCAAGTccattcaagaagctttttagGAAACTGTCCACAAGAAGATCGAGCGAAACAAAACCTGGTGACACAAATTCACTTGACCCTGGAGAAAATAGCAGTGAAAATCCTCAATTATCCACAGAATTAATTAAGTCCCAGAAGGAGCAAGAAACAAAGGTGGTTGAAACACAGCCTGCGGATGAGATGATGGACACGAGTCATGAAGagtcaaaaaaaaagtcagactcAGCTGTTTCCTGGGAAAATCTTATATGTGTCAGGTCTGCCAAGACAAGGGCTAGGAAAACGTCTGACTCTGAAGATGAAACACAAGATAAAGGAGAGGTGCACAGAAGAGCAACTGAATCACCATTTGAAAGTTCTACTGAAGGTGATCATCTTACATCGTCCAATGAACAAGGTGCTAGTCCTGCAGAAGAAGACAGTGGGTCCACATGGAAGTCTTTTAAAAAGCTGGTAACTCCAAAGAGAAGAAGCAGAATGGAAGAAAGTGGTTCAGTTGAGCAAATCCAGTCAGACACGGAGATTAGTAAAGATGAATCTTCATGTTCCTTACGGAAACTTATTTCAGGgcgtaaaaaaattaaacttgaTGGGCAGCAAGAATACATATCATCCGATGAAGGTAGTAAAGGCACAGGAACAGACATTGAGGATGACGACACCCCAGGGGTTGTACCACTGTCTGAATATGAAATAGCTGAACCTAAAATGTTGAAAGAGACGACTGATGgaacaaaaagagaaagtgaaaaagagaaagagatgcaACCTGTTAGTGAAGAGGACAAACCTAAACAAATACAGCCTTCATATAATGTTAAACCTTTAAGCTTCGATGCTGGCCCATCAGGTATACCTATTCCCACAGAGTATATGGAAGAATTGACAGAATTCCTAAGCAAACATCAGCAACTCAGTGACATTCCAGAGGAAGGACTCATTGAGGAAAGTGTTGCAACTCCACTATCCTTTGTTGAATGGACAACTCAGTATGACACCTTAGCTGAAGATATAGTAGATATGACAGCTGATGCAGTCACTGCTCCCGAACATGCATCTGAACACACTGAGGATGAAACTTCTGAAATGGTTTCTGCAGTTTCCCAACTATCGGATTCACCCAAATCATCAGGAAATGTAACACCAATATCACCTGTACACCATATGAGAGAATGTGACACAATCTTTCAGGAAGTTGTGGAGTCCGTCAGCATGGTGCCAAGTGTTTTGTCCATCACTACACAAGACCAAGTTCCTGAGGCTCAAGCAGCGTCAGTCTCTCAGTTTATCGTAGAGTCAACTACAACAGCTGAAACAAAAGTATTAGTAACCCATAAAAAAGAGGAAGCTACATCCATCTGTATAGGCATTGTTTGTCAGGACATTAGAGCTGCTGAAGTTGTTCATTCATTGCCCTTATTTGAAGGCATATCAGAAATCACTCACACTGTACCAACAGAATTTGTCTCTGAGGATTTGGCAGAAGAATCTAAGCTAGCAGGAATAGCAAGTGACAATGTCAGTGAAGCTGAAATCGAAGAAATCAAAACGATGTTACATGAAGTGCTTTCACTTGACAAGCAATGCACAATTCTTGCTGAAACCGCGAGAAAATCAAAGCAAGTTATGATGGTTGAAAATGTTCAGGAAGAAGTTTCTCCTGTGATACAGATAGAAGATGTGGAAGATGATTCAGCTAAATTATTAAATGGACTTCATGAATGCACACCGGTTCATGCTGCAGTTTGCAGTGCAAGTCAGCTTCTTGAGGAGCAGATTATTACACAGAACAGCAACAGGCCTGAAACTGAAGGTCCACTACAGCCAGCTGTAGAAGAACCTGTATATGAACAGCAGACACAGAACACTCAAATCCCTTCTGAGGTTGCAAAAGAGAACAGAATTCCAGATGTTGAATCATCAGCTGCTGACGTTGAGCAACTTGTTCAAGTCACTGAAGTAACAAAGCCTGTATTATACAGTGTTGTAGCCTTAGAGTCAGACCCTGCTCTGAATCAAGTCTCAGCAAGGACAGAGGCTGGAGTTCTTGTATCAGACATGAAATGTTCAGAGTCTATAGCACCAATTAGCAATGTTATCCCCATATCAGATTCTGTTAAGATAGAAATGGATTTGGAGCAAGAAGCTCAAATGAAAAATGacccttcaccacatcataaaGACAGTCATACAATCCAAGTTAAAGTGAAAAGTTCTGAGCtacaaacagaaaataaaaatgctgagACAGTACCTGCACTTGGCACCACAACAGCTTCAGCAGATGCCTTTAAAAATATAGAGATTatcagagaggaagaaaaaacaaaacaaaagattgAACCTACTTCTGCAAAGACTATTGTGGAAACTGGTGATGAAAAGATTGTTTACAGCCTTGAAGCTGAGAGTCTTTCAGAAATCATAGATAAACCAACAGAAGGACGAGAAGGTAAAGAAAGTGAATTGACCACACTTGTCAGGGAAAGTATGTTACCTTTAGCAATGACCAGTGAAGAAAGTGCAAGTAAAGAGACAGAAGATATGTCAGAAGTTATCCTGGGCCTTAAAAAAGAACACACAGAAGAAGAAACGGTTCATATAGAAGACTGCAAGAGTAAGCATGCTGCAGGTGATGAAATAGGCATGCTCACACTTAATCCAACTGAAACAGTTGAGGAGACCAAGAAGCCGCCAGTCATCTCTGAGCAACCAAGAGTCTATGAAGAAATGCCAGAGAATGGAGTCCAACCACCAGCAACAGACGAACTGATCGCAGATGCACAAACTAAAGCTCCAGGGCCTGAAGATGATTCAGCAAAATCAGAGGCGGTTAAAAGATCATGTGTGGATGATGAACCAGATAAATTATTAGCAAATGAGCAAGAAGATAATGAAACAGCAAATCCTGAAATTACTACAGACCTAAAAACTGTAGAGACATTTAAGACATTTCCTGAAGTTGAGCCGCAATGTGACCCAGATGAGCAACAAACCGAAGTTTTAATCTCAAAACCAGAAATGTTTCAAGCAACTGAGTCAAGTCATGAACCTtatgaggaaaataatgaagCAACTGAAGCCATGGTTAAAATGACTGAAACCATTTCAACATTTAtgtgtgaagaagaaaaaagagttCAGTGTAATACAACTGAACAACCAGTGGCAACTCGACAGTGCTTTAATGAAATAGACAGAGTATGTTCATTAGATCAATCTGTAATGTCTGACACACTTTCAGCAGAGAAGCAAGAGGATAATGAAACAGCAAAGCCTGAAGTTAAAACAGAAATCATTACAGAACACCAAGAGGCAGTGACAGGATTATCTTCAGCACAAACACTTTCACCAATATTGAAGAACGTTTTAGAAAAAGAGGATGCAAACATCACCAGACCAGTTATAGTTGAGGTGACGGAACCAAAATTAGAACTGCTTATGATAACAgagacaatacaacacacatcaGAAGTCCCGGGACTGGATGACCAGACAATAGCTCCTGAAACAGAAACCTTAGTGAGAACATGTGTGGAAAAGGATGTTGAAGCACAGGGCTCTGTTGTGACATCATTAAAAGAAGACACAGATGTGAACTCTTCAGTTTTGAGAAGCAGTGAAGCACAGATAAAAACCGTGATCTCTGCGGTACAAACGCTAGAGGAGCGAACAGCAGCAGATATCCCAGTGATTCAAAAGCCAACTGTTGGTCAGCTGATCCAGGAACCAGAAATGTCCATGGTGGCACAAGAAATAAAGGAAACAAAACCAGACACAGATGATGTTACTACATTAAATATACCTGTGGCAGAAGTTACAAGAGTAGAAGTGACCAAACAGATCATAAAAGGAGCAGTTCTGACATCAACAGTAGCAGAGTATGAAATTACAAAATTGAAGGAGGACGTGGTTTCAACAGTTACTACATTAATTGAAGAGCCAACAGTAGCTTCTTGTGTAAAACTAAAAACAGCATCAGAGGCCTCACTGGTTGAAACACCAACAGTGGTTCCAGCTGAAGTCCAAAGACCAACTGTTGTCCCTGTGATAGAAACACTGGCAGTTAACAGAGCAGTAAAGGAAGTGGAAACGCCAGTCACTGAACCAGAGGTTGAGGAAAGACACCATGATGCACAAGCTGCAGTTAACATTGAAGTGAAACACCTACCACTGACTGAAATAAAAGTAACAGAAATAACTGAACAGATAGCTGGAGAGACGTTCCTGAAATTTGAGCCTCAGCTCAACACTGAACAGCCACAGAAAGAATTTTTATCCTTAAAATCAGAAGAGAGTCAAGCACCTGAGTCAAGTCATAAACCTtatgaggaaaataatcaagtaaCTGGTGCTGATGAAATAAGTGAAACCATTTCATCAGCTATACATGAAAAAGTAACAGGAGTGGAATGTAAAATATCTGACCAACCAGTAAAAACTGGACAGGGTGGAGATGGAGAACCAGTAAGTGCAATGGATCATGTAAGTGAAATACTTGCTAAAGATAAAGCTGAATCCCCAGAAGGTTTTGTCATGTCTGAAACTGAAGGGTCTGAGCATGTATTGGAGGTAACAAAAGCTAGTGTTGAAGTTGTAACTGAACATGAGGTTGAAATGACAGTGGGATTTCAAGAAAACATTGTCTATCCAGACGCAACTAAACAAGAAGAAGTGTCTGAAATAGACGTGGAAAATGCAGCAGTCACTGAAAAGAACACAGAACGAACAGCAGCATTAAAACTGAAGGAGGAATCAACCATTATCAAGTCTGAAGGACAGACAGTACTCACATCTGAGCAAGTGGCAGAGTCACCAATTGTGagtgtaaatgaaaataaacctgAGGTGCTGACACATGAAATGAGTAAAATTGGAGCAGAGACACTGGATGTGGCAGAATCAAAGGCAGATATTAATGTAGTATCAGAGATTCAAGCAGAAATGCCTGGTGTGGCCTCACCAGTGGAAACACCGGTGGTCATATCGACAGAAAAGACTGGTAATGTAGAAGCTCTTGCTTTGACATCAGTAATAAACAGATTACAGTCGGATTTAAAATCAGTCAACGAACCAGAGGTTTCTACAGGATCCCTACGACACGAAACTCCCATTGTAGTCTCAGATATACAAACAGTGACAGGGTTATCTTCAGCACAAACACTTTCACCAATAATAAAGGACATTTCAGAAAAAGAGGATGCAAACATCAACAGACCACTTATAGTTGAGGTGACAGAACCAAAATTAGAAATGCTTATAGTAACAgagacaatacaacacacatcaGAATTCCCAGTACAAACAATGGAGACCTCAGCTCTTGAAACAGAAACCTTAGTGAGAACATGTGTGGAAAAGGATGTTGAAGCACAGGGCTCTGTTGTGACATCATTAAAAGAAGACACAGATGTGAACTCTTCAGTTTTGAGAAGCAGTGAAGCACAGATAAAAACCGTGATCTCTGCAGTACAAACGCTAGAGGAGCGAACAGCAGCAGATATCCCAGTGATTCAAAAGCCAACTGTTGGTCAGCTGATCCAGGAACCAGAAATGTCCATGGTGGCACAAGAAATAAAGGAAACAAAACTTAAGACACTAGACACAGTTGATGTTACTGCATCAAAGATACCTGTGGCAGAAGTTACAAGAGTAGAAGTGACCAAACAGATCATAAAAGGAGCAGTTCTGACATCAACAGTAGCAGAGTATGAAATTACATCGTTGAAGGAGGACGTGGTTTCAACAGTTACTACATTAATTGAACAGCCAACAGTAGCTTCTTGTGTAAAACTAACAACAGCATCAGAGGCCTCACTGGTTGAAACACCAACAGTGGTTCCAGCTGAAGTCCAAAGACCAACTGTTGTCCCTGTGATAGAAACACTGGCAGTTAACAGAGCAGTAAAGGAAGTGGAAACGCCAGTCACTGAACCAGAGGTTGAGGAAAGACACCATGATGCACAAGCCGCAGTTAACATTGAAGTGAAACACCTACCACTGACTGAAATAAAAGTAACAGAAATAACTGAACAGGTAGCTGAGGATGTAGAAAATACAACAAACCTCAAAGAGAGTAAAAGCTCTGAAGAGCAGAGAGGACGATTACAAGAGGTTTTTGTCCCTGTTGTGAAGACAGTTGAACCCCTACCAGGAGCAGATGATGATATATGGGAGGATGCTACTGAAGATATTAAAGATGATCATTGTTCCAGGACGAAAGCAAGCGGAGGTTTATAA
- the rmnd1 gene encoding required for meiotic nuclear division protein 1 homolog, with protein MLARSLTTLTWRALHKPLERTLYSTLVPGTTLQLEKCPGSGFRCCPPDVLSCSTSSHTHCKNITFSNAWTYGLRKGTMHRLVFNPKHGKIHKTWNIHRTFQSTTGSNRSMLKQAGIPGKKTIKGPRTKQPSRANLPAPEEDMMQCVAYATAEQYHLPTLCHDLIANGFFEIRDLPRDASNVLVIGTEMVSKPDDTAMMFFFREGSVVFWNVDDKTIKKVMRILEQHEIQPYEVALVHWENEEINYSIEEGNTKLHRGNFIFNSDMDYEQVLLEKFAFSNALSLSVKLAIWEISLDNFVESIQPIPETLKSGKSVKLSRAEVLQKIGELFALRHCINLSSDLLITPDFYWDREDLEQLYDKTCQFLSINRRVKVVNEKLQHCTELTDLMRNHLGEKHSLRLEWMIVILITIEVMFELARVVF; from the exons ATGCTAGCTAGGTCTTTGACAACATTGACATGGAGGGCACTGCACAAGCCTTTGGAGAGGACACTTTACTCCACATTAGTCCCTGGAACAACACTACAGCTGGAGAAATGTCCAGGTTCTGGGTTCAGGTGCTGTCCACCAGATGTGCTGTCCTGCAgcacatcttcacacacacactgcaagaaCATCACATTTAGTAATGCCTGGACTTATGGACTGCGAAAAGGAACCATGCACAGATTAGTTTTTAACCCAAAACATGGCAAGATACACAAGACATGGAACATACACAGAACGTTTCAATCCACCACTGGGTCCAACAGATCTATGCTGAAACAAGCAGGCATACCTggcaaaaagacaataaaggGACCAAGGACCAAACAGCCATCTAGAGCCAATCTGCCAGCACCAGAAGAG GATATGATGCAATGTGTTGCCTATGCAACTGCTGAGCAGTACCACCTACCTACTCTTTGCCACGACCTAATAGCTAATGGCTTTTTTGAAATAAGAGACTTGCCCAGAG ATGCATCTAATGTTCTGGTGATTGGAACAGAAATGGTATCAAAACCAGATGACACTGCTATGATGTTTTTCTTCAG GGAAGGTTCAGTGGTTTTCTGGAATGTTGACGACAAAACT ATTAAGAAAGTGATGCGGATATTGGAACAGCACGAGATTCAGCCGTATGAGGTCGCTTTGGTCCACTGGGAAAATGAAGAGATCAATTACTCCATAGAAGA GGGAAATACAAAGCTCCATCGGGGAAACTTTATATTTAATAGCGACATGGACTATGAGCAAGTCCTTCTGGAGAAATTTGCATTTTCTAATGCCCTGTCTCTATCAG TTAAGCTGGCGATATGGGAGATCTCTCTGGATAACTTTGTTGAATCTATTCAGCCAATTCCAGAG ACCCTAAAGTCTGGGAAGTCAGTCAAATTATCCAGGGCAGAGGTCCTGCAGAAAATAGGAGAACTGTTTGCTCTAAG GCACTGCATTAACCTCAGTTCAGATCTTCTCATCACTCCCGACTTCTACTGGGACAGAGAGGACCTGGAGCAACTGTATGACAAGACTTGTCAGTTTCTCAGTATTAACCGCAGAGTGAAG GTTGTGAATGAAAAGCTGCAGCACTGCACTGAACTGACAGATCTGATGAGGAATCATCTTGGTGAAAAGCACAGTCTCCGACTGGAGTGGATGATCGTAATCCTGATCACTATTGAG GTGATGTTTGAGCTGGCCCGCGTGGTGTTCTGA